The Sphingomicrobium sp. genome has a window encoding:
- a CDS encoding F0F1 ATP synthase assembly protein I, translated as MAEDDTGEVPKLPTDARLESLDQRLERLQQAEAKRTARAQPNPGDRLWQQLFGHLIGAPVGGAVIGWGLDSVAGMFGHRTFPLFFLLMLFFGFGVGVRNIMRLSKTRNTSGH; from the coding sequence ATGGCTGAGGACGATACCGGCGAGGTCCCGAAGCTTCCAACAGATGCACGGCTCGAATCGCTCGATCAGCGGCTCGAGCGTTTGCAGCAGGCGGAAGCGAAGCGGACCGCAAGGGCGCAGCCGAACCCGGGCGACCGGCTCTGGCAGCAGCTTTTCGGTCATCTGATCGGGGCGCCGGTTGGCGGTGCCGTGATCGGTTGGGGTCTGGACAGCGTGGCCGGAATGTTCGGTCACCGGACCTTTCCGCTGTTCTTCCTGCTGATGCTGTTCTTCGGGTTCGGCGTCGGCGTGAGGAATATCATGCGACTTTCCAAGACCCGGAACACCTCCGGGCACTGA
- a CDS encoding YnbE family lipoprotein, translating into MRKRARTAARLAAGIAVAVPLAGCITVKTPEKPIDVNLNVDIKQQVTVRLQEDVQQMIRKNPDAFPPAPTRP; encoded by the coding sequence GTGAGAAAGAGAGCAAGAACAGCCGCGCGGCTCGCCGCCGGCATCGCGGTCGCGGTGCCCCTGGCCGGCTGCATCACGGTGAAGACACCGGAAAAGCCGATCGACGTGAACCTCAACGTCGATATCAAGCAGCAGGTGACCGTCCGGCTGCAGGAAGATGTCCAGCAGATGATCCGGAAAAACCCGGACGCGTTCCCGCCTGCGCCGACCAGGCCGTGA
- a CDS encoding F0F1 ATP synthase subunit C, with product MDFASAQVIGAGLAAIGVGAAAVGVGNVFGSFLESALRNPAAADSQQGRLFIGFAAAELLGLIAFAVAMIILYAR from the coding sequence ATGGATTTCGCTTCCGCTCAGGTCATCGGTGCCGGTCTTGCGGCAATTGGCGTCGGCGCTGCCGCGGTCGGCGTCGGCAACGTGTTCGGCTCGTTCCTCGAGAGCGCGCTTCGCAACCCGGCGGCTGCTGACAGCCAGCAGGGCCGTCTGTTCATCGGCTTCGCGGCCGCCGAGCTTCTCGGCCTGATCGCGTTCGCCGTCGCGATGATCATCCTCTACGCCCGCTAA
- a CDS encoding YdbL family protein: protein MRCRIVFLVVALAGAAPLAAQGPSQVSAAVAAGTVGERYDGFLGFVTPPGAELRRQVNAINIKRRSLYFQLATGRNATADLVALTTACELFARLPVGHAYMLQDGAWRRRAAGQSAPVPDYCR from the coding sequence ATGCGCTGCAGAATAGTTTTCCTCGTAGTTGCGCTGGCCGGTGCGGCTCCGCTCGCCGCGCAAGGACCCTCCCAGGTCTCGGCAGCGGTTGCAGCCGGCACGGTCGGTGAGCGCTACGACGGCTTCTTAGGGTTTGTGACGCCGCCCGGCGCCGAGCTTCGCCGGCAGGTGAACGCCATCAACATCAAGCGGCGCAGCCTCTACTTCCAGCTCGCTACCGGCAGGAACGCGACCGCCGACCTCGTCGCGCTTACCACTGCATGCGAGCTTTTCGCACGCCTCCCGGTCGGTCACGCCTACATGCTTCAGGACGGCGCCTGGCGCCGACGCGCGGCCGGGCAGTCCGCTCCCGTGCCCGATTACTGCCGCTGA
- a CDS encoding DUF4163 domain-containing protein, translated as MTIALLLFLFDPVGAASAKPVLIERETKALDFSYQWSAEAAAIPSLNARLKTKAAAALKDAQKMAREDEVMARSDERPFNKHYLAVGWDTAGQSPQLLSLEGTIESFTGGAHPNHEFSALLWDRTANREIAATALFASGASLERLTRRSYCRALDAERLKRREGERLGGDFDACPQLHELAIVPADADGNGRFEALKFVAAPYVAGPYAEGEYEVSVAVTPRLIGALKPAYRSAFEVQRQ; from the coding sequence ATGACGATCGCACTGCTTCTGTTCCTCTTCGACCCGGTCGGCGCAGCCTCTGCGAAGCCGGTCCTGATCGAGCGCGAGACGAAGGCGCTCGATTTCTCTTACCAATGGTCGGCCGAGGCAGCCGCAATCCCGTCCCTTAATGCTCGGTTGAAGACAAAAGCCGCCGCCGCGCTGAAGGATGCGCAGAAGATGGCGCGCGAGGACGAGGTCATGGCGCGCAGCGACGAGCGGCCATTCAACAAGCATTATCTGGCCGTCGGGTGGGACACGGCAGGCCAGTCCCCACAGCTGCTGTCGCTAGAGGGCACGATCGAAAGCTTCACCGGCGGCGCGCACCCCAATCACGAATTCAGCGCATTGCTATGGGACCGCACAGCCAATCGCGAGATCGCTGCCACCGCGCTGTTCGCGAGCGGCGCTTCGCTGGAGCGACTGACTCGCCGAAGCTACTGCCGTGCGCTCGATGCCGAACGCCTCAAGCGCCGCGAGGGCGAAAGGCTGGGCGGCGACTTCGATGCCTGCCCGCAATTGCATGAGCTCGCCATCGTTCCCGCCGATGCCGACGGGAACGGCCGCTTCGAAGCGCTGAAGTTCGTGGCGGCGCCTTATGTCGCCGGTCCTTATGCCGAGGGAGAATATGAAGTGTCGGTCGCGGTGACGCCGCGGCTGATCGGAGCGCTGAAGCCCGCTTACCGGAGCGCGTTCGAGGTTCAGCGGCAGTAA
- a CDS encoding F0F1 ATP synthase subunit A, giving the protein MAAEGKIDPMHQFAVEPIVPLHLGKYDISFTTSSLWLLIALALIFGFMAMGMKRQLVPGRWQMAAEGLTSFIDDMVRVNIGPEGKKYVPYIFSLFSFILVANLLGLFPLAIVPGQHQFTTTSHFSITGVLAVMSFAIVLIVGFWRHKLHFFSLFVPHGTPAVMVPLIAAIEFISFMVRPFSLALRLFVAMIAGHILMEVFGSFIVSGFSGGAVGWGVSLLSFIFIVGVSALELLVCAIQAYVFALLTTLYLNDAINLH; this is encoded by the coding sequence GTGGCCGCCGAAGGCAAGATCGACCCGATGCACCAGTTTGCGGTGGAACCCATCGTTCCGCTGCACCTTGGCAAGTACGACATCAGCTTCACGACCAGTTCGCTGTGGCTGCTGATCGCGCTGGCGCTGATCTTCGGCTTCATGGCCATGGGCATGAAGCGCCAACTCGTGCCGGGCCGCTGGCAGATGGCGGCCGAGGGGCTGACCTCGTTCATCGACGACATGGTCCGGGTGAACATCGGCCCTGAGGGCAAGAAGTACGTCCCCTACATCTTCTCGCTGTTCAGCTTCATCCTGGTCGCCAACCTGCTGGGCCTGTTCCCGCTGGCGATCGTGCCCGGCCAGCACCAGTTCACCACCACCAGCCACTTCAGCATCACCGGCGTGCTCGCCGTGATGAGCTTCGCGATCGTCCTGATCGTCGGCTTCTGGCGCCACAAGCTTCACTTCTTCTCGCTGTTCGTGCCGCACGGCACGCCCGCGGTGATGGTCCCGCTTATCGCCGCGATCGAGTTCATCTCCTTCATGGTCCGTCCGTTCAGCCTCGCGCTGCGACTGTTCGTGGCGATGATCGCCGGCCACATCCTGATGGAAGTGTTCGGAAGCTTCATCGTCAGTGGCTTCAGCGGCGGCGCCGTCGGCTGGGGCGTCAGCCTGCTCAGCTTCATCTTCATCGTCGGCGTTTCGGCGCTCGAACTGCTCGTCTGCGCGATCCAGGCCTATGTGTTCGCGCTGCTGACGACGCTGTACCTAAACGACGCGATCAACCTTCACTAA